The following proteins come from a genomic window of Aquimarina sp. MAR_2010_214:
- a CDS encoding RNA polymerase sigma factor has translation MVQPQKSVCEQPVFTKLFETHAEDIRNFIYYKCGDKEQAEDVMQEAFIKLWDNCKKVIFERVKGFLCTVANNVFLNQVARKKVRLEYTKMPHSTKNIESPDYVMEEKEFMDKLQSAIAELSDGQREVFLLNRIDKKTYNEISEMLDISVKAVEKRMHNALKQLRKLVKNI, from the coding sequence ATGGTGCAACCCCAAAAATCTGTTTGTGAACAACCGGTATTCACCAAACTATTCGAGACACATGCAGAGGATATAAGAAATTTTATATACTACAAGTGCGGGGATAAGGAACAGGCTGAAGATGTAATGCAGGAAGCATTTATAAAACTTTGGGATAATTGCAAAAAAGTAATTTTTGAAAGAGTAAAAGGATTTTTATGCACTGTTGCCAATAATGTATTTCTAAATCAAGTTGCCCGCAAGAAGGTTAGGCTAGAATACACAAAAATGCCTCATAGCACTAAGAATATTGAGTCTCCAGATTATGTGATGGAAGAAAAAGAGTTTATGGATAAGCTTCAGAGTGCCATTGCCGAACTTTCTGATGGTCAAAGAGAAGTTTTTTTACTCAATAGAATTGATAAAAAGACATATAATGAAATTAGTGAAATGCTTGACATTTCGGTAAAAGCTGTAGAAAAAAGAATGCATAATGCATTAAAGCAATTAAGAAAATTGGTAAAAAACATATAA
- a CDS encoding CvpA family protein, which yields MNYIDIILGILLLWGLIKGFSKGLFSSLASLVALIVGIYIAVHFSHIAGGYLEQYVDWEEGAMKLVAFAITFIVVVILVALAGKILTKIADYAALGILNKILGGAFGVLKMAFIASVIIIFIDALNRNITIIKEETLTSSVLYTPVRKLAPMILPSILKEEDSNDSEDSKKDVQI from the coding sequence ATGAATTACATCGATATTATTTTAGGGATTCTTTTATTGTGGGGATTAATAAAAGGGTTTAGTAAAGGACTTTTCTCTTCATTAGCTTCTCTTGTTGCTCTTATAGTGGGTATATATATTGCAGTTCATTTTTCTCATATCGCGGGGGGATATCTTGAACAATATGTAGATTGGGAAGAAGGAGCTATGAAACTAGTAGCTTTTGCCATAACTTTTATTGTGGTGGTAATTCTTGTTGCTTTAGCCGGTAAGATTCTTACTAAAATAGCTGATTATGCTGCACTAGGTATTCTAAATAAAATCCTAGGTGGTGCTTTTGGGGTACTAAAAATGGCGTTTATTGCCAGTGTTATTATTATTTTTATAGATGCCCTAAATAGAAATATTACAATTATCAAAGAAGAGACACTTACATCTTCTGTACTGTACACTCCTGTTCGGAAGTTGGCACCAATGATATTACCTAGTATTCTAAAAGAAGAGGACTCAAACGACTCTGAAGACTCTAAAAAGGATGTCCAAATTTAG
- a CDS encoding 7TM domain-containing protein, with protein MNSKTNLKISLTLIIIVAIISIGLKVKPILNNYDDFNSEEVYKINYRFFFKSGDKNTSLKTYVPRSNSRQRISKENIKNDSTLSFVKKEEIGQNIRAIWNTKDKNTYHSVNYEFVFEGKDRNFKIPKIFNVASGKYRKYLKSTQNIQSDNEIINGLATQLGQNTKNDKEVIKNIFDYVYAIPSAPIITLTDAVTTIEQNRASCNGKSRLLVALCRNLGYPARIKGGIIVESTDKRTSHAWSEILINETWVPFDALNNHFGYLPANYLEIYHGDKSLITHTSGIQFDYTYKMDQVQHISFLKMNSEELHDLPGFSLWYLIDKNVVPTGALHLLLLLPIGGFLVAFLRNIVGLKTFGVFLPVLIAFSLLHTGFVSGIVIFVGLIMFIGLISYPFDKLGLLYTPKLVISLTTMVSVILLATHFGIKNDIEWLTKLTFFPIIILTISAERFSRSTLEDGYINAIDKLFQTLIATSISYLILSFSWLPSVLVLFPEIALLIIALSTLLGRYIGIRWVELFRFKPLLKAGK; from the coding sequence ATGAATTCGAAAACAAATCTTAAAATCTCATTAACTTTAATTATAATAGTTGCTATAATCTCTATAGGGCTTAAAGTAAAACCAATTCTCAATAACTATGATGATTTTAATTCTGAAGAAGTTTATAAAATAAACTATAGATTCTTTTTTAAATCCGGAGATAAAAACACTTCATTAAAAACATATGTACCTAGAAGCAACTCCAGACAAAGAATTTCTAAAGAAAATATTAAAAATGACAGCACCTTGTCTTTTGTTAAGAAAGAAGAAATTGGTCAGAATATAAGAGCAATTTGGAATACTAAAGATAAAAATACATATCATTCTGTAAATTATGAATTTGTTTTCGAAGGAAAAGATAGAAATTTTAAAATCCCAAAGATCTTTAATGTCGCATCTGGAAAGTATAGAAAGTATCTTAAATCTACCCAAAATATTCAATCAGACAATGAAATTATCAATGGATTAGCTACTCAACTTGGACAAAATACCAAGAATGATAAAGAAGTAATCAAAAATATTTTTGATTATGTATATGCTATTCCTTCAGCACCAATTATTACACTCACAGATGCGGTAACTACAATTGAACAGAATAGAGCTTCTTGCAATGGTAAAAGCAGATTATTGGTGGCATTATGTAGAAATTTAGGATACCCGGCTAGGATAAAAGGAGGCATTATTGTAGAAAGTACAGATAAAAGAACATCCCATGCCTGGTCAGAGATATTGATTAATGAAACATGGGTTCCTTTTGATGCTTTAAATAATCATTTTGGGTATTTACCCGCTAATTACTTAGAGATTTATCATGGAGATAAATCTTTGATTACTCATACCTCGGGCATTCAGTTTGATTACACCTATAAGATGGATCAAGTACAACATATTTCTTTTTTAAAAATGAATTCTGAAGAACTTCATGATCTACCTGGCTTCTCTCTTTGGTATCTGATTGATAAAAATGTTGTACCAACAGGAGCTTTACATCTTTTATTATTACTACCTATTGGGGGATTTTTGGTTGCTTTTTTAAGAAATATTGTTGGATTGAAAACATTTGGAGTATTTCTGCCTGTATTGATAGCTTTTTCTTTGTTGCATACAGGCTTCGTTTCTGGAATTGTAATTTTCGTGGGACTTATCATGTTTATTGGATTGATATCGTATCCCTTTGATAAACTAGGGTTGTTATATACACCAAAATTGGTAATCTCGCTTACCACGATGGTATCGGTGATTCTTTTGGCAACACATTTTGGAATTAAGAATGACATAGAATGGCTTACAAAGCTAACATTCTTCCCAATTATTATTCTTACGATCTCAGCAGAACGTTTTTCTCGTTCTACTCTTGAAGATGGATATATAAACGCTATAGATAAGCTGTTTCAAACATTAATAGCAACATCAATTTCTTACCTCATCCTATCCTTTTCATGGTTGCCTTCTGTTCTGGTATTATTCCCCGAGATAGCTCTTTTAATTATTGCATTATCCACATTATTAGGTAGATATATCGGAATACGATGGGTAGAATTGTTCCGGTTTAAACCTCTTTTAAAGGCAGGAAAATAA
- a CDS encoding carboxypeptidase-like regulatory domain-containing protein, producing MKKTLLLLFFCTYSLQSQITKDYSETPLQQVLNELSESYNLIFSFSNETVKNKIITLTVNNTPIDEILITLKTLTNLNFKKISNRQVIVSSPNNKVEVCGYLFDETTNEPLSYASISIESTKTGTIANDDGFFQLGTIDENTSITIQYVGYKDKVIKASSFKTSDCPRIPLFIESTSLAEVLIVEYITTGIDKNIDGSFRISNEELGILPGQSEPDIMQSIQLIPGINSPDETATGIQIRGGSPDQNLVLWDNIKMYNTGHFFGMFSAFNPNIVKSAKIFKGGADPRYGDRASGIIDISSDKKVPEKFNGGTGVNGTHADVFMKVPVAKTVGLVISGRRSYTDIFETPTYKALSEKVFQNTKIVKNPNQTPIPGEEDDDDDDEEEREEAIAENNFFFYDASTKLIIDASENDKILASTIYTNNDLAFEINDEEDLITDNLKIQNKGASFSWEGTKLKHFDHSLKAYYSKYDSDYLFTKKQELQIEKQSIRKNTVEDVGLDLNIAYDLNTKNSLMLGYQFSNNEVFYAITREAEFETPLNGSGRVKNNANTMYVNYKFLPKNKSFINLGLRASHYSIVNKLYLEPRVNIEYPFTNFLRMKVTGELRYQPISQLIEFEDTQLRLENNLWIHANEEVPVLKSTQFSTGFLFSKKGWNFEIDGYYKNINGLTSITNGFSTINRDLSTGESIIYGIDVLLKKKFKNFRTWLGYTFNDIKYTFPEIQEASFPGNNDITHNFRISNTYKINDWEFSLGWLWRSGAPFTDAGLVNDKIKYGAINAKRLPEYHRLDISAIYRFDFNKTGNWRGQIGASIQNLYNRQVPVSISYRVDDNATTGEIELDKLRQQSLGITPNVVLRIYF from the coding sequence ATGAAAAAAACTCTGTTACTGTTATTTTTTTGCACTTATTCTCTACAATCACAAATCACTAAAGATTATAGTGAAACACCCTTGCAACAGGTACTCAATGAGTTATCAGAATCATATAATCTTATTTTTTCATTCAGTAATGAAACCGTAAAAAACAAGATCATTACATTAACGGTAAACAATACTCCAATAGACGAAATTTTAATTACACTAAAAACATTAACTAACCTTAATTTTAAAAAAATATCTAATCGACAGGTGATTGTTAGTTCCCCCAACAATAAAGTTGAAGTTTGTGGATATCTCTTTGATGAAACTACTAATGAACCTCTCTCCTATGCATCAATAAGTATTGAAAGCACTAAAACAGGTACAATAGCTAATGATGATGGGTTTTTTCAGTTAGGTACTATCGATGAGAATACATCAATCACAATACAGTATGTTGGTTATAAAGACAAGGTGATAAAGGCTTCTTCTTTCAAAACCTCAGACTGTCCTAGAATCCCTCTTTTTATAGAGAGTACTTCGCTAGCAGAAGTGCTTATTGTAGAATATATTACTACCGGGATTGACAAAAATATTGATGGGTCATTTAGAATTTCTAATGAAGAACTTGGTATTCTACCCGGTCAAAGTGAACCTGATATTATGCAAAGCATCCAATTAATTCCTGGAATAAACAGTCCCGATGAAACCGCAACTGGGATACAAATTCGAGGCGGGTCACCAGATCAAAACCTGGTGCTTTGGGATAACATAAAAATGTATAACACCGGTCATTTCTTTGGGATGTTCTCTGCTTTTAATCCTAATATAGTTAAAAGTGCCAAAATTTTTAAAGGAGGAGCAGATCCGAGATACGGTGATCGGGCATCAGGAATTATTGACATTTCTAGTGACAAAAAAGTACCTGAAAAATTTAATGGTGGTACTGGAGTTAATGGGACTCATGCAGATGTTTTTATGAAAGTTCCTGTTGCAAAAACTGTAGGTTTGGTAATTTCCGGGAGACGATCTTATACTGATATTTTTGAAACTCCTACCTATAAAGCTCTTTCTGAAAAAGTATTTCAAAACACAAAAATAGTTAAAAACCCAAATCAAACACCTATTCCAGGTGAAGAAGATGATGACGACGATGACGAAGAAGAACGTGAAGAAGCAATTGCCGAAAATAATTTTTTCTTTTATGATGCTAGTACTAAACTCATTATTGATGCTTCAGAGAATGACAAAATTCTAGCTAGTACTATATATACCAACAATGATCTTGCATTCGAAATCAATGATGAAGAGGATTTGATTACAGATAACCTTAAGATTCAAAATAAAGGAGCTAGTTTTTCCTGGGAAGGCACAAAACTAAAGCATTTTGACCATAGCCTAAAAGCATATTATTCGAAGTATGATTCTGATTATTTATTTACCAAAAAACAAGAATTGCAAATAGAAAAACAATCGATTAGAAAAAACACTGTAGAAGATGTAGGACTAGATCTTAATATCGCTTATGATCTAAACACCAAAAATTCACTGATGTTGGGATACCAATTTTCTAATAATGAAGTGTTTTATGCAATCACAAGAGAAGCTGAATTTGAGACGCCTTTAAATGGTTCTGGCAGGGTGAAAAATAATGCGAATACCATGTATGTAAACTACAAATTTTTACCTAAAAATAAGAGTTTTATCAACCTTGGTCTTAGAGCCTCTCATTACTCGATAGTAAATAAATTGTATTTAGAACCCAGAGTAAATATTGAATATCCTTTTACTAATTTTTTAAGAATGAAAGTAACAGGAGAACTTAGATATCAGCCAATAAGTCAATTGATAGAATTTGAAGACACCCAGCTTCGCCTTGAAAATAATTTATGGATACATGCCAATGAAGAAGTGCCTGTATTAAAAAGCACTCAGTTTTCTACAGGATTTTTGTTTTCCAAAAAAGGTTGGAATTTTGAGATTGACGGCTATTATAAAAACATCAATGGTTTGACATCGATCACCAATGGATTTAGCACTATCAACCGTGATTTGTCTACTGGTGAAAGTATAATTTATGGAATAGATGTGTTATTAAAAAAGAAGTTTAAAAATTTCAGGACATGGCTGGGATATACTTTTAACGATATTAAATATACTTTTCCTGAAATACAGGAAGCTTCTTTCCCAGGGAATAACGATATCACTCATAATTTTAGAATTTCTAATACATATAAAATCAATGATTGGGAGTTTTCTTTGGGCTGGTTGTGGCGATCAGGAGCTCCTTTTACCGATGCTGGTCTTGTAAATGATAAAATCAAATATGGGGCTATCAATGCAAAGCGTTTACCAGAATATCATAGATTAGACATCTCTGCAATTTATCGATTTGATTTCAATAAAACTGGTAACTGGAGAGGTCAAATAGGAGCTTCAATACAAAATCTATATAACAGACAAGTTCCGGTTTCTATAAGTTATAGGGTAGATGATAATGCTACTACCGGAGAAATAGAATTAGATAAGTTACGGCAACAATCTTTGGGGATTACTCCTAATGTGGTTTTAAGAATCTATTTTTAA
- a CDS encoding carbonic anhydrase family protein yields MKTQTKETQSKMTPQMSLTYLQEGNQRFLKSSKAERDLLGQVKDTKEGQYPFAAVLSCIDSRVPVEIVFDQGIGDLFSARVAGNFVNEDILGSIEYACKVAGSNLVVVLGHTSCGAVKGACDDVKLGNITGLLSKIKPAVEAVKEPNEVSLRNSSNIEFVNNVSKQNVILTIENMRNGSEVLKELETSGDIQIIGAMYHVDSGEVEFYK; encoded by the coding sequence ATGAAAACACAGACTAAAGAAACACAATCTAAAATGACACCACAAATGTCATTAACATATTTACAAGAGGGTAACCAACGTTTTTTAAAAAGCTCAAAAGCAGAGAGAGACTTGTTAGGTCAAGTTAAGGATACTAAAGAGGGGCAATACCCTTTTGCAGCTGTTCTTAGCTGTATAGATTCCAGAGTTCCTGTAGAGATCGTTTTTGATCAAGGTATAGGAGATCTTTTTAGCGCTAGGGTAGCAGGTAATTTTGTAAATGAAGATATTCTAGGAAGTATAGAATATGCTTGTAAAGTAGCAGGATCTAATCTAGTAGTTGTATTAGGTCATACAAGTTGTGGAGCAGTAAAAGGAGCTTGTGATGATGTTAAATTAGGTAATATTACAGGTTTGTTAAGTAAGATTAAACCTGCTGTAGAAGCAGTAAAAGAACCGAATGAGGTGTCGCTTAGAAATTCGAGTAATATCGAATTTGTAAATAATGTTTCAAAACAAAATGTGATACTAACCATAGAGAATATGAGAAATGGGAGTGAAGTTTTGAAAGAATTAGAAACCAGCGGAGATATTCAAATCATAGGAGCTATGTATCATGTAGACTCTGGAGAAGTTGAATTTTATAAATAA
- a CDS encoding SulP family inorganic anion transporter, whose translation MKELFSNFKGDAFGGLTAGIVALPLALAFGVSSGLGPSAGLYGAIFISFFAALFGGTNTQISGPTAPMTAVSILVIAGIIGANDGDVEKALPAILTVFLLAGLMQIGLGVIGIGKYIRYIPYPVVSGFMTAIGVMILITQFLPALGYYPKEDTEFVNTFKPQAEEVILDKILKEEAGEGILVLEDFKETIKRAESISNEEIALEAVTLAGSDASGVIGSIKSLPNALSNINYLELILCLITIVIIYGFKKITTAIPSTLVALALVSGVAYGFNLNYRPIEEIPSGFPVPNLSIFSNFSLGSVTPYIFTALSLAFLGAIDSLLTSVVADNMTKTKHKPNKELVGQGIGNSIAAIFGGIPGAGATIRTVVNINAGGKTRLSGMVAGIMLLVILLALGPVASQIPAAVLAGILITVGIGVMDYKGLKAIPHIPKIEVAIMIIVLVLSVFWNLVFAVGIGLVIASLIFMKKMGDVTASESRVESLDGLERNNNGEKLWKDEINFPKELKEEIFIKHLNGPVFFGFTSELQQLATQIPESATHVILRMDRVPYMDQSGLYTLEEIILGLEQKGIHTHIVGIQKQPLYLAKNIDIIPDLIPENCVFEDFDSCITYLGNIVEDTITIK comes from the coding sequence ATCAAAGAGCTATTTAGCAATTTTAAAGGAGATGCATTTGGAGGATTAACAGCGGGTATTGTAGCGCTTCCTTTGGCACTAGCATTTGGGGTATCTTCGGGTTTGGGACCAAGTGCAGGATTATACGGAGCAATTTTTATTAGCTTTTTTGCTGCCCTATTTGGAGGAACTAATACTCAAATTTCTGGCCCTACAGCACCTATGACAGCTGTAAGTATTTTGGTAATTGCTGGAATAATAGGTGCTAACGATGGAGATGTAGAAAAAGCTTTGCCAGCTATTTTAACAGTATTTCTCCTTGCAGGATTAATGCAGATCGGTTTAGGAGTCATAGGAATAGGAAAATACATCAGATACATTCCTTATCCAGTAGTATCGGGATTTATGACCGCAATTGGGGTAATGATTCTGATTACTCAATTTTTGCCAGCACTAGGCTATTACCCAAAAGAAGACACCGAATTTGTAAATACATTTAAGCCTCAAGCAGAGGAAGTTATTTTAGATAAGATTCTGAAAGAAGAAGCAGGAGAAGGAATTTTGGTACTCGAGGATTTTAAGGAAACCATAAAAAGGGCAGAAAGCATTTCTAATGAAGAAATAGCACTTGAGGCTGTTACCTTAGCAGGAAGTGATGCTTCAGGTGTAATAGGTTCAATTAAAAGTTTACCAAATGCATTGTCTAATATTAACTATTTAGAACTGATACTATGTTTAATTACCATAGTCATTATTTACGGTTTTAAAAAGATTACAACTGCCATACCTAGTACCTTAGTGGCTTTGGCTCTGGTTTCTGGAGTAGCCTATGGTTTCAATTTAAATTATAGACCAATTGAAGAAATACCAAGCGGTTTTCCGGTTCCAAATTTATCCATATTTTCAAACTTTAGTTTAGGATCTGTAACACCTTATATTTTTACCGCATTATCTTTAGCATTTTTAGGAGCTATTGATTCATTGCTAACGTCGGTTGTGGCAGATAATATGACTAAGACCAAACATAAACCAAATAAAGAATTAGTTGGTCAGGGAATAGGTAATAGTATTGCAGCAATATTCGGAGGGATTCCGGGAGCAGGAGCTACGATCAGAACAGTAGTTAATATTAATGCTGGTGGTAAAACCAGACTGTCAGGAATGGTTGCTGGAATTATGCTACTGGTTATACTGCTAGCTCTGGGACCTGTGGCTTCTCAGATTCCTGCAGCTGTTTTAGCAGGGATTTTAATTACGGTAGGTATAGGAGTAATGGATTATAAAGGGTTAAAAGCAATACCTCATATACCTAAGATAGAAGTTGCAATCATGATTATTGTTTTGGTTTTATCTGTATTCTGGAACCTGGTATTTGCTGTTGGTATAGGTTTAGTAATTGCATCTCTGATTTTTATGAAGAAAATGGGAGATGTTACCGCAAGTGAATCTAGAGTAGAATCATTAGATGGATTAGAACGTAATAATAATGGAGAAAAACTCTGGAAAGATGAAATCAATTTTCCAAAAGAGCTTAAAGAAGAAATATTTATCAAACATCTTAATGGCCCCGTATTTTTTGGGTTTACGAGCGAATTACAACAGCTAGCTACCCAAATACCCGAATCCGCCACTCACGTTATTTTGAGAATGGATAGAGTACCTTATATGGACCAGTCGGGATTATATACACTAGAGGAAATTATTTTGGGTCTTGAACAAAAAGGAATTCATACGCATATCGTAGGTATCCAAAAACAACCTCTATATCTGGCAAAGAATATTGATATTATTCCTGATTTAATACCAGAAAACTGTGTGTTTGAAGATTTTGATTCCTGTATCACTTATTTAGGAAATATTGTAGAAGATACTATTACGATCAAGTAG
- a CDS encoding FecR family protein has translation MLDEKENTYLAKWLNNDLTPEELEELKKLPEYDDYKKIVEGLTYFRAPSFNLQPSLATTLGKIYRPKKAKVINLKPIVYAITAAASILLIIGLFFNTVSYTVESGQQLAIVLPDGSSVDLNAASTITHQRFFWSKNRKITLDGEAYFKVTPGTNFKVTTKFGEIEVLGTQFNVKSRSNEFKVGCYQGKVRVSTQENEQKILQKGEGVSLKDKKLIEEIITDPEPLWKKGESIFSSDPLINVLDELERQYDITFKRNKIDQNQLFTGGFNYNNLNIALESVLIPMGIEYVVNGTNVSLSTP, from the coding sequence ATGCTCGACGAAAAAGAAAATACATACCTGGCAAAGTGGTTAAATAATGACCTTACTCCCGAAGAACTGGAAGAATTAAAAAAGCTTCCAGAATATGATGATTATAAAAAAATCGTAGAGGGGTTAACATATTTTAGAGCACCCTCTTTTAATCTTCAACCATCATTAGCAACAACTTTAGGTAAGATTTATCGACCCAAAAAAGCAAAGGTGATCAATCTAAAACCAATTGTTTATGCTATCACAGCCGCAGCCTCTATCTTATTAATTATCGGACTTTTCTTTAACACAGTAAGTTATACCGTTGAGTCAGGGCAACAATTAGCCATCGTTTTACCAGATGGAAGCTCGGTTGATCTTAATGCAGCATCAACGATCACTCACCAACGTTTTTTCTGGTCAAAAAACCGAAAAATCACTTTGGATGGAGAAGCTTATTTCAAAGTAACTCCTGGCACTAATTTTAAAGTAACAACCAAATTTGGAGAAATTGAGGTCTTAGGAACTCAATTTAATGTAAAGAGCAGGTCTAATGAATTTAAAGTAGGCTGCTACCAAGGTAAAGTTCGTGTCTCTACACAAGAAAATGAACAAAAGATATTACAAAAAGGAGAAGGTGTTTCTTTAAAAGATAAGAAGCTTATAGAAGAAATTATAACAGATCCTGAGCCCTTATGGAAAAAAGGAGAGAGTATTTTTAGTAGTGATCCGTTAATAAATGTATTAGATGAATTAGAAAGGCAATATGATATCACTTTTAAACGTAATAAAATTGATCAAAATCAGTTATTCACTGGTGGGTTTAACTATAATAATTTAAATATCGCCTTAGAGTCAGTTTTAATTCCTATGGGTATAGAATATGTAGTTAATGGAACCAATGTTTCGCTTTCTACTCCATAG
- a CDS encoding tetratricopeptide repeat protein: MKRIVEALIFLSIVFGFSQNNEAFQRGNSLYNQEKYQEAIDAYKSILDAGQESASLYYNLGNANYKLSNIGPSIFYYEKALALSPNDEDIKNNLVFAQKTTIDAIDVIPEGFISRTFRRFTNMLDFDSWAWFSVFCIITFVTLFILYYTARSSSKKRVFFVSSWAILIFGLFGLFFAFSQYNDIKNNQFAIIFAQETTIKSEPNLRSEEVFELHEGTKVQVTETVNDWKKIKLADGKIGWIPKTDLKEL, encoded by the coding sequence ATGAAAAGAATAGTTGAAGCACTTATTTTTTTAAGTATAGTATTTGGTTTTTCTCAGAATAATGAAGCATTTCAGAGAGGAAATTCATTATATAATCAAGAAAAATATCAAGAAGCTATAGATGCATATAAATCGATTTTGGATGCAGGTCAAGAATCGGCTTCTTTATATTATAACCTTGGGAACGCAAATTACAAATTGAGTAATATTGGTCCCAGTATTTTTTATTATGAAAAAGCGTTAGCATTATCGCCAAATGATGAAGATATCAAAAATAATCTGGTTTTTGCACAGAAGACTACAATAGATGCAATAGATGTAATCCCAGAAGGTTTTATTTCGAGAACATTTAGGAGGTTTACTAATATGCTGGATTTTGATAGCTGGGCATGGTTTTCAGTGTTTTGTATTATTACATTTGTAACCCTGTTTATTTTGTATTATACAGCGCGTAGTTCTTCAAAAAAAAGAGTATTCTTTGTAAGCTCATGGGCGATTTTAATTTTTGGATTATTTGGATTATTTTTTGCTTTTTCACAGTATAATGATATTAAAAATAACCAGTTTGCAATCATTTTTGCTCAAGAGACAACCATAAAAAGTGAACCAAACCTTAGAAGTGAAGAAGTTTTTGAGCTTCATGAAGGAACTAAAGTACAGGTTACAGAAACGGTAAATGATTGGAAGAAAATTAAGCTTGCAGATGGTAAAATAGGATGGATTCCTAAAACTGATCTAAAAGAGCTATAA
- a CDS encoding sugar-transfer associated ATP-grasp domain-containing protein — protein sequence MFSIIFNKKSAKASGVIGLNERNIKLIYPNNPKRHYPLADDKVLTKEILHQYNIPCAETYAVIEYNSDIKEAWKSCKHYNSVAIKPANGCGGGGIKILKKNKKGDWMSNGEMITDRQVFQHMASIIMGFFSLGSHDRVLIEECIEPHPFFCEIYPQGVPDFRIITLNKVPLMGMLRMPTDRSDGKANLHQNGVGIGIDMKEGRLLEVYDGKEYSNHHPDSTFLVNGTPIPYWKEILKIAVATAKAFPLNYLGIDIVIDKNKGPQIMEINVRPGLGIQLVNKTGLNEVIKRAI from the coding sequence ATGTTCTCAATAATTTTCAATAAAAAATCAGCTAAAGCATCTGGTGTAATCGGTTTGAATGAAAGAAACATAAAACTTATTTATCCTAATAATCCAAAAAGACACTATCCATTAGCCGATGATAAAGTATTGACCAAAGAGATATTACATCAGTACAATATTCCTTGTGCAGAAACCTATGCAGTAATCGAATATAATAGTGATATTAAAGAAGCGTGGAAGTCCTGTAAACACTATAATTCTGTAGCAATAAAACCAGCAAATGGTTGTGGGGGTGGCGGAATTAAAATTCTTAAAAAGAACAAGAAAGGTGATTGGATGAGCAATGGTGAAATGATTACCGATCGCCAGGTATTTCAGCATATGGCATCTATTATCATGGGATTCTTTTCATTAGGATCTCACGATAGAGTACTTATCGAAGAATGCATAGAACCACACCCTTTCTTCTGTGAGATATATCCACAAGGAGTTCCCGATTTTAGAATTATAACACTTAATAAGGTACCATTGATGGGAATGCTAAGAATGCCTACAGATAGATCTGATGGTAAGGCCAATCTTCATCAAAATGGAGTGGGTATAGGTATCGATATGAAAGAAGGAAGATTATTAGAGGTGTATGATGGTAAAGAATATAGTAATCATCACCCGGATAGTACATTTTTGGTTAATGGAACCCCCATACCATATTGGAAAGAAATTTTGAAAATAGCTGTAGCAACAGCTAAGGCATTTCCATTAAACTATCTGGGGATTGATATTGTGATCGATAAAAATAAAGGTCCACAAATTATGGAAATTAATGTTCGGCCAGGCCTTGGAATTCAACTAGTAAATAAAACGGGATTAAACGAAGTAATAAAACGAGCTATTTAA